Genomic DNA from Halobaculum sp. CBA1158:
GGGTTCTACCGCGACGCAGTCGGCCTTCGGGTCCGCCACAGCGACGGCGACCGCGCCGTGCTGGGGACCGCCGAGCGCGACCTCCTCGTCCTCGAGTGCGACCGGGAAACCGGTCCCCGTCCCGCCGACGCGGCGGGACTGTTCCACACCGCGTTCCTGTTCTCCGATCGGGGTGCCCTCGGCGACGCGCTCGCCCGCGTCCGCGACGCCGGCGGCGATCTCACGGGGGCGTCCGACCACGGCGTCAGCGAGGCGCTGTACCTGCGCGATCCCGAGGGCAACGGCGTCGAACTCTACCGCGACCGACCGCGCGCGGAGTGGCCCGAGTCCGACGGCGAGGTCGCGATGGACACGCTCCCGCTCGACGTGGACGCCCTCTCGGCCGACCGCGCGGGCGACGCGGACGCCGCGGGCGACTCCGCACCCGACGGGACCGCGGTCGGGCACGTCCACCTCGAAGTGACGGACGTCGACGCCGCCGAGTCGTTCTACGTCGACGGACTCGGGTTCGACGTGCGCCAGCGCTGGGAGCGCGAGGCGCTGTTCGTCGCCGCCGGCGGCTACCATCATCACGTCGGGCTCAACACGTGGAACGGACGGTCCGCTCCCGCCTCCGGACGGGGGCTGTCGGCGTTCGAGGTCGTCGTGCCCGACGCGAACGCGCTCGATAGCGTGCGCGAATCGCTCGCCGACGCCGGCGTCGAGGTTGCCGACGACGCCGACGAGACCGGGGAAGACGACGGCGACGCAGCGCTCCGCGTCCGCGACCCCGACGGGATCGGC
This window encodes:
- a CDS encoding VOC family protein, which codes for MTLSPLPDDTRLGRVTLAVSDLDAVTGFYRDAVGLRVRHSDGDRAVLGTAERDLLVLECDRETGPRPADAAGLFHTAFLFSDRGALGDALARVRDAGGDLTGASDHGVSEALYLRDPEGNGVELYRDRPRAEWPESDGEVAMDTLPLDVDALSADRAGDADAAGDSAPDGTAVGHVHLEVTDVDAAESFYVDGLGFDVRQRWEREALFVAAGGYHHHVGLNTWNGRSAPASGRGLSAFEVVVPDANALDSVRESLADAGVEVADDADETGEDDGDAALRVRDPDGIGVRIVAE